The Nocardia sp. NBC_01329 sequence GGCACCCAGGAAGTACTCGAAGAGGCAGATCCGCGACTCGCCGAGCTGCCCGTCGACGAGATCGACCTGAGTACGGCACCGCACTCGGTGGCCACGGCGGAGATCACACGCGTCCGATCCGAAATGCAGCTCCTCGGACCGGGACCCGAACCGTGGTCCTTCCGCATCGTCGCGATCCGACTCCCCGCGGGCGAGATCAGCCTGCACGTGGTGTGCGGGCTGCTCGTCGCCGACGGCTGGTCCGGACAGCTCCTGGTCAGCGAACTGCTCACCTACCTCGACGAACCCAACGCAATGCTGCCCCCGCAGACCACCCGATTCGCCGACTACGTCGCCACCCTGGCCGCCCGACGCCGCACCCCGGAGTGGGCCCGCGACCGGAACTGGTGGTGGGACCGCATCGACGACCTCGCGCCGGCGCCCGCTCTGCCGACGGCAGCGCCTGCCGAAGGCATCCGATCCGAGACCATGCAACGTCGTGAAGCACACCTCACCCCGACTCGATTCACGGAAATCACCGAACAGTGCCGGGAGCGGGGAATCATCCCGTCGTCGGTCTTCGCGACCTGCTACGCCATCGCCCTGGCCCGGGCCGCACACCATCGCCATTTCCTGCTCAATGTGCTCTACCTCGACAGGATGGCGCTCTCTGCCGACCTGGACCAGGTAATCGGTCCGTTCGCCACCACCGCGCTGGTCGAACTACGACTGGCCCACGCGGCGACCTTCACCGAAATGGCCCGGCACACCCAATCGGTGACGGCCCAGACCTTCGATCACGCACTACTCAGCGGAGTCGACGTCGCTCGCGAGATCGCACGGCGCCGCCGCGACACACGACCGGTGGCACCGGTGGTGTTCCACAGCATGCTCGGACTCCGTCCACCCGCCCAGCTGCCGGAAACGGTGCAGATCCTCGGCTCCTTCCGCAGCATCCGCACCCCACAGGTCTCCCTGGACCTGCAGGTCGGTCCTTCACCCTGGAAGGACGACGAGGTCACCATCAGCCTCGACGCCGTTGCGGAATTGTTCGCGCCCGGCACTGTGGACGCGATATTCGACGACCTCACCTCTATCCTCGAACGGCTGGCCACCGACCCGGGTTTCTGGGACACCGGAATCGCACTGCCCACCCGCGAGCTTCCCGAATCGATACACGACCACCAGCCCCCTCCGGTCGCCGAGCCTCTCGCCACGCCGACCGAACGTATCGTTGCGGAAGTATGGAGCGAGTTACTCAGTGACACAACAGGTATGGGAAGTATCTGCTACGACCGCTCCACCGACTTCTTCCATGCGGGCGGCACCTCCGTCGCGGCGATAGCAATGCTCCGCAAAGTCCGTGATGTGACCGGCGCATCGGTACAGGCTCGGCAATTCCTGTCCGCCCCGACGATCGGCGCCCTCGCTGCCGCCATCGACATCGCCCCTGTTCGCGACCAGAATTAGGAGTGGCCCGTGGCAACTACCGATGCCCGGACCGAGCAATCGGCCCACCTGCCTGCACGCAAACACCGCCCCAACGTCATCCTGGCCATTGTCCTGCTGTGCCAATTGATGATCGGGCTGGATGTCACTATCGTCAATATCGCGCTGCCCGACGTCCGCGCCGACCTGAACTGCTCCACTACCGATCTTGCCTGGGTATTCAACGCCTATACGCTCGCCTTCGGCGGCCTGTTACTGCTGGGTGGCCGGGCCGGCGACATCCTCGGCCGCCGTGTCTGCTTCGTGGGCGGAGTGCTCATATTCACCGTGGCTTCGCTCGCCGGCGGCCTGGCCACCGGCCCCGCCTGGCTCATTGCGGCACGAGTCGTGCAGGGTTTGGGCGGGGCCTTCGCCGCGCCGAGTGTGCTCGCCCTGATCGCGACGAACTTCGCGGAGGGCCCACGCCGCAACCGTGCGCTCGGTCTATTCTCCGCGATGTTCAGCGTCAGCCTCGCCACCGGACTGATCCTCGGCGGCATCCTCACCCACTACGCGAACTGGCGATGGGTGTTCTTCATCAACGTACCCATCGGATTGGCCATAGCCGTACTCGCACTGCTGTTCATCGATGAGACCGAACGCCGTCCCGGCCGCTTCGACATGCCCGGCGCTCTCCTGGGCACCACAGGCATCGGCGCTGTGGTCTACGGATTCATCCGCGCCTCCGCCCACGGCTGGTCCGACTCGCAAACGATCGGATTCTGCGCCACCGGTGCGGTGTTGGTCGCTGTGTTCGTAGTCAACGAGTCGCGCGCGGCACAACCGATCCTGCCGCTGCGGTTGTTCACCGACCGCAACCGGGCCGGCGCCTATATCAACATGCTACTGGTGCCGACCACCCTGTTCGACATCATCTATTTCATGACGCAGTTCCTGCGGGACATCCGCGGCTACAGTCCGGTGCGCACCGGACTCGCATTCCTGCCACTGACAGTCGCAGTCTTCGCGACCGTGTATGCCGTGCCACGATTGGTGCAGCGTTTCGGCACCAAGGTGGTAATGGTCGCGGGCGCCGCCCTGGCGACCGCAGCGATGCTCTGGCTCACCCAACTCCACACCGACAGCGGCTACCTGACAGCGGTGCTCGGCCCCCTACTGTTGGCCGGTATCGGAGTGGGCCTCACCACCGTCCCGCTGACGATCACCATCCTGTCCGGGGTCGCACCACAGGACACGGGCGCCGCATCCGGAGCACTACAGACCATGCAGTGGATCGGCGGCGGCGCACTCGGGTTCGCCGTACTGGTGACAGCATTCGGCACAGCGATTCGTGACATGGGCGGTGCCGAGGGCAACGACCTGCCACCCGACGTCCAGGCACACGGGATCGCCACCGCATTCGCCGCAGGAACCGGCTTCACCGCACTCGCCTTCCTGATCGCACTCGTTGTCATCCGCACGATCAAACCCCCCACCTCCCGCTGATGAAACCGGCCGCTTCATCATGTGCGCCACGCCACCGGAAGGCACGTCGACCGCGTCGAGCAGCTACGTAGGTACAGCCTGCCAGAAGCCGGCTTTATGGCCGGCGTGCCGGGTCAGGCGACGACGGCGCGCTGTGGCACGTCGACATATTGAACCGGCAACTACGTCGAGGTCTCACGCGGCCGACGGCTACCCGGCCGGGCTTCGTCGAGTTGCTGAACACACGGACCGACGAGGCCGGGAAAACCCCGAAGCACTATGTCCCGGCGCCTGTTTCGGGCGCCGGGACATGCCGCTACCGCGAATGTCACGGTGAGACGGTGGCCGGCTCCGACGTAGAAGTGGCGATAGGGCGGCGACCGAAGTACAACAGGCCGGCGGCGAGTGCGCCCACGAACAGCGCGACCGTCCCGGCGAGCAACCAGCCGACGCCGAAGTTGGCGATGATCGGAATAACGCCCGCAGTCACCAGTCCACCACCGAAGAACGGCTCCATGATCAGCTGCTTATAGCCGAAAGCCTGATACGCAGGGGTTTTCAGATCCGGGTCGACCACCCGCAGCAGAATCAGACCCGTGGAAGTCACACCCATCGCCTGACCGACATCGGCGACACCACGTTCGAACCAGAAATCGGGCAGCATCCGCCGCGCCAGGAATACGAACGCACCCACCGTCCAGACCAGACCGGTGACCGCCAGCAGGATGAACGGCCCCAGCGGCTGCTAGGGTGACGGCGCGCTGGTTACCGCCCGTCCGTGACGGGCGGTTCGTAAGAGGGAATCCGGTGGGAATCCGGAGCTGCCCCGCAGCGGTATGTGGAAACGACCGCGGTCATGAGCACTGGGCGCACAACCCGGGAAGCGACCGTCAGTAGGTGACGCCGTCCGGCATCGTGTCCACGAGCCCGAAGACCTGCCCGCGTGACCGAGCCGACGGCGCGGTCCCCTGTCGACTCCGAGGGAGCGGTTGACCAGATATGAGCTGCGCGGCGCGTGCATGCGTTCGCGCACCCCAGAGCGGGACGGCAAGGTAGCGCCGGTCCGATGAGAACTGTCAAGAGGCGGCGGCTGTCGGTCGCCGTGCTGGTACCTGTCCTGATCGCGGCGCTTGCGGTGGTCTCCGTCCTCGCGCTGGCACTGGGCGCGGCACATATCCCCTGGCGTGACACCGTGTGGTTCCTGTGGGCCGAACTCACCGGCGGCACCGTGACGGCCGGCGATGTGGCGAACTATCGGATCGTCGTCGACTCCCGGCTGCCCCGGGTGTTGTTGGCGGCGCTCGTCGGGGCCGGTCTCGGCGGGGTCGGGCTGCTGGTACAGGCCATGGTGCGAAACGCGCTCGCCGACCCCTACGTTCTCGGAATCTCCTCAGGAGCATCGGTGGGCGCCACCGCGGTCGTACTCTTCGGAGCCTTCGGCGCGCTCGGCATCTACGCACTCTCCACCGCGGCCTTCGCCGGGGCACTCGGCGCCACGCTGCTCGTGTACCTGATGGCGCGGTCGGCCGCCGGGCTGGTACCGCTGCGGCTGGTCCTCACCGGCACCGCCATCGGCTACGGCTTCTCCGCAGCGACGACGGTGCTGGTATTCCTCGCCCCGCACGGAGATGCCGCCCGCTCGGTGATGTTCTGGCTGCTCGGGAGCTTGGCCGGAGCGACCTGGCAGATGGTTCCCCTGGTCGCCGCCGTGGCCGCGACCGGACTGACGGTCATCGCCGTGTATGCACGACACCTCAACGCACTGTCGATGGGCGACGAGGTCGGCGCCGCACTCGGGATGAACGCCTCCCGCTTCCGGCTGTTCCTGTTCGTCGCCTCCGCCGCGATGACCGGATGCTTCGTCGCGATATGCGGGGCAATCGGCTTCGTCGGACTCGTGGTTCCCCATATCGCCAGGCTGCTGGTGGGCGCCGACCATCGGCGACTCACCATCGTGACACCGCTGCTGGGCGCGGTATTCCTGGTGACCGCGGACCTGTTGGCACGGACACTCATCCCACCGCAGGAATTACCCCTTGGCGCCATCACCGCGGCGGTGGGAGTCCCCGTATTCGTGCTGTTGATGCGACGCCGCGGCGCACTGGTGGAGCACGGCTGATGCGCGTCGACTACGAAAGCGTCACGGTCGAGTTCGACGGCACGAGGGTCCTCGAGTCGGTGACCCTGGCTGCCGAACCGGGACAGTTCATCGGCGTCGTGGGCCCGAACGGCAGCGGTAAGTCCACCCTGTTGCGCTGCCTCTACCGGGCGCTGTCACCGGCGACGGGACGAGTCCTGGTCGACGGGACGAATATCTCGGCGATCAGCATGCGGGAGAACGCCCGTCAGGTAGCGGCGCTGACCCAGGATACGAACACCCCGTTCGATTTCACCGCCGCCGAGGTCGTGGCCACCGGACGCCTGCCACATACCGCACTGCTGCGCGGCACACAGCGACGCGACCGGGAGATCTGCTCCGCGGCGATGGAATCAGCCGATATCGGTCAGCTCGCGACGCGCGGCTTCCTATCGCTCTCCGGCGGTGAACGCCAACGAGTCCTGATCGCGCGTGCGCTCGCCCAGCAGCCCCGAGTGCTCGTCCTGGACGAGCCGACCAATCACCTCGACGTTCATCACCAATTCAGCGTGCTGTCCGCGGCGCGAGGTCTGGGCATCACCGTGGTCGCGGCGCTACACGACCTGAACCTGGCCGCCCAGCACTGTGATCGGATCTTCGTCCTGCACAAGGGCCGGCTCGTATGTTCGGGCCACCCGAGTGAGGTGATCACCGCGGAGGTGATCACTCGTTGGTTCTCGATCGGCGGCCATATCGTGATGCACCCCAGGCTGGGCGTCCCGCAGATCATCTTCGATGAGAAGGAACAATAGATGAGATCATCCCGGCTGATCACGGCGATCGCTGTCGCGTGCGTACTCGGTACGACAGCGTGCGGCGCCGAGGTGCAGGAGGCCCCGAAGAACGCGAGCGGCGAGTCGGTGACGGTCACCAACTGCGGCGCTCCGCTCACCGTCGACGGCGTTCCCGAGCGCGTGGTCACCAACGACACCGGGATCACCGAGATGATGCTCGCCCTCGGCCTCGCGGATCGACTGGTCGGCTACACCAGCTATCCCGGCAAGGAACGCGATATCGCCACCTCGCCGTGGCGGGCCGATTTCGAACGCGTTCCACCGCTGGGTGACGCCTTCACCCGCGAGGTCGTCCAGGCCGCGGCCCCCGATTTCGTCTTCGCCGGCTGGAACTACGGGTTCAAGGAGTCCACGGGTCTCACCCCGGACTGGGTGCGCTCGATCGGCGCGGTGCCCTATCAGTTGACCGAGGCCTGCCGGCAACCCGGAACGAAGCGCCGCGGGGTGATGGAACCGCTCGACGCCCTGTATACGGACCTGACCAACCTCGGCGAGATATTCGGCGTGCGCGACGAGGCGGACGAACTTATCTCCCGATACCGTGACCAGGTCGCCGCAGCCGCGGACGGCGCACCTGCCGGACAGGAACCGGCCCGCGTTTTTCTGTTCGACAGCGCGACACCGGAACCGTTCACCTCGGGCCGTACCGCCGCGCCGTCACAAATCATCCGTGAGGCCGGTGGCACCAATATCTTCGACGATCTCAACGACTCGTGGACCACGACCTCATGGGAAGCCGCGGCACAGCGGGATCCACAGGCGATCGTGATCGTCGACTACGGCGCCGGCCCGGAGAACTCGGTGCAGGCGAAGATCGACCATTTGCGCGCACAACCACTGATGGCCGGTACGACCGCTGTCCGCGAGAACAACATCATCGCGTTGCCCTACGCCGCACTGGTCGAAAGCCCACGCAACCCACAGGCCGTCGTCACAGTCGCGGACTTCCTCCGCTCCAAAGGCTACTGAGAACACCGATCGAATCCGGCCGCGGCGAGAGGGCGGACACGACCATCTCGGGTAGCCGGCCGGGAAATGCGCCACCCCTCAGCCGACGTCGCATACGAGAGCTGCCTCACTTCTGCGCGATCACGGAACCACCCACCCGGCCACGCCGACTACTGATCAGCGGCGGGCGAACGCTCGACGGACCTCCGGAGAAACGGGATGGATATCGGGATGCTCTCGGCGCGGACGGTGTGGGTCGGCGCGACGGCTGTCGCGGTGACCGCGGTGGCCGGTGCCGCGATATCGGCCGGGGAGATGCCCTACGCCGCAGCCGGTACCGCGTATCCGGGACTCGTCCAGGCACTCTGCTCCACCCTGCTCCGAGCGCTCGCCATGGCGGCCGGCGCAGTCACCACCGGCGCGCTGGTGTACACCGTGTGCTGCACCGAGACCACCGACCGTGGACGTATCGGGGTGGACGGGTACGCCGGGCTGCGGATGGTCGAACGCGCCGCCACGGTGTGGGCGGTGGCGGCGGTCGCGCTGGTCCCGGTGACAGCGGCGGATATCGGCGGCTCCACAACCCTGGAGCTCTTGCGCGACGGCACTCTGGGGCCACTGCTGGACGCGAGCGAGAAACCCAAGGCGTGGGTGGTCGTCGCGGTCCTCGCCGCCGGGGTCGCACTGATCGCGCGGCTGTCGCTGTCGTGGCTCGGTGCGGCGGTGGCGCTGCTGTTCGCCGTGATCGGGGTGCTGCCACCGGTCGTCGTCGGCAATGCGGGCGAAGGCCCCGGCCACGACTACGCCACCGGGGCGGTACTGCTGTTCCAGCCCGCGCTCTCGGTGTGCTGCGGGTTGTTGTGGTGCGCGGGTGCGCATCTGCGGCGGGGCGGCGCCTACCGGGACACCGTGATCCGCCGGGTCCGGGTCCTCACCGGTATGTGCCTGGGAATCGGCGGCCTCACCGGCGCACTGCTGATCGCGCTGCTGCTTCCGCCGGATCGGCTGGTCACCACCGGATATGGGCGTCTCGTTCTCGCGGC is a genomic window containing:
- a CDS encoding ABC transporter ATP-binding protein; translation: MRVDYESVTVEFDGTRVLESVTLAAEPGQFIGVVGPNGSGKSTLLRCLYRALSPATGRVLVDGTNISAISMRENARQVAALTQDTNTPFDFTAAEVVATGRLPHTALLRGTQRRDREICSAAMESADIGQLATRGFLSLSGGERQRVLIARALAQQPRVLVLDEPTNHLDVHHQFSVLSAARGLGITVVAALHDLNLAAQHCDRIFVLHKGRLVCSGHPSEVITAEVITRWFSIGGHIVMHPRLGVPQIIFDEKEQ
- a CDS encoding FecCD family ABC transporter permease; this encodes MRTVKRRRLSVAVLVPVLIAALAVVSVLALALGAAHIPWRDTVWFLWAELTGGTVTAGDVANYRIVVDSRLPRVLLAALVGAGLGGVGLLVQAMVRNALADPYVLGISSGASVGATAVVLFGAFGALGIYALSTAAFAGALGATLLVYLMARSAAGLVPLRLVLTGTAIGYGFSAATTVLVFLAPHGDAARSVMFWLLGSLAGATWQMVPLVAAVAATGLTVIAVYARHLNALSMGDEVGAALGMNASRFRLFLFVASAAMTGCFVAICGAIGFVGLVVPHIARLLVGADHRRLTIVTPLLGAVFLVTADLLARTLIPPQELPLGAITAAVGVPVFVLLMRRRGALVEHG
- a CDS encoding MFS transporter, which produces MATTDARTEQSAHLPARKHRPNVILAIVLLCQLMIGLDVTIVNIALPDVRADLNCSTTDLAWVFNAYTLAFGGLLLLGGRAGDILGRRVCFVGGVLIFTVASLAGGLATGPAWLIAARVVQGLGGAFAAPSVLALIATNFAEGPRRNRALGLFSAMFSVSLATGLILGGILTHYANWRWVFFINVPIGLAIAVLALLFIDETERRPGRFDMPGALLGTTGIGAVVYGFIRASAHGWSDSQTIGFCATGAVLVAVFVVNESRAAQPILPLRLFTDRNRAGAYINMLLVPTTLFDIIYFMTQFLRDIRGYSPVRTGLAFLPLTVAVFATVYAVPRLVQRFGTKVVMVAGAALATAAMLWLTQLHTDSGYLTAVLGPLLLAGIGVGLTTVPLTITILSGVAPQDTGAASGALQTMQWIGGGALGFAVLVTAFGTAIRDMGGAEGNDLPPDVQAHGIATAFAAGTGFTALAFLIALVVIRTIKPPTSR
- a CDS encoding ABC transporter substrate-binding protein produces the protein MRSSRLITAIAVACVLGTTACGAEVQEAPKNASGESVTVTNCGAPLTVDGVPERVVTNDTGITEMMLALGLADRLVGYTSYPGKERDIATSPWRADFERVPPLGDAFTREVVQAAAPDFVFAGWNYGFKESTGLTPDWVRSIGAVPYQLTEACRQPGTKRRGVMEPLDALYTDLTNLGEIFGVRDEADELISRYRDQVAAAADGAPAGQEPARVFLFDSATPEPFTSGRTAAPSQIIREAGGTNIFDDLNDSWTTTSWEAAAQRDPQAIVIVDYGAGPENSVQAKIDHLRAQPLMAGTTAVRENNIIALPYAALVESPRNPQAVVTVADFLRSKGY